The following proteins are co-located in the Sandaracinaceae bacterium genome:
- a CDS encoding CapA family protein, with product MARRSISLVAARKAGILGPVKRGVWMMLWLCACSGGVQSGGAPRRLAAEAEAAAEAEAEAEAEADAEAAAEAEAEADAAAEAAAETEADGEVIIGASGDVLVHLKVIESAAQNGGFEHVFAGLRELTAQDTLAFANLETPLSMRVPPVTGDPPILGAPAEVATALASAGLDVLSVANNHAFDQMSAGLTDTLGALEGAGLTAVGADMEAATAAGPVIVERNGMRIAFLAFTERLNRGPVANGRYDQPALFVPDDACAKVAAARELADLVVVSVHWSFDFAEGPFRGQRRHAHALVEHGADLVLGHGPHILQRIERLESPRGDAVIAYSLGNLVSNQGLRYFIGRRRLPDTLHPAVILPTTRDGVWLRTGFTRDGDRLRLTTFEAIPLWTENNFLQWAQGQAPTLDIRVRPLRAFSERTRAERIAPITEALGDAVRVFP from the coding sequence ATGGCCCGACGGAGTATCAGCCTGGTCGCGGCCCGCAAGGCGGGCATACTCGGCCCCGTGAAGCGCGGCGTGTGGATGATGTTGTGGCTCTGCGCATGCAGCGGCGGCGTGCAGAGCGGCGGCGCCCCGCGGAGGCTCGCCGCGGAAGCGGAAGCGGCAGCGGAAGCGGAAGCGGAAGCGGAAGCGGAAGCGGACGCGGAAGCGGCAGCCGAGGCGGAGGCGGAAGCGGACGCGGCAGCGGAAGCGGCAGCGGAGACGGAAGCCGACGGCGAGGTCATCATCGGCGCCTCGGGGGATGTGCTGGTCCACCTCAAGGTCATCGAGAGCGCCGCCCAGAACGGCGGCTTCGAGCACGTCTTCGCGGGGCTTCGTGAGCTGACCGCGCAGGACACCCTCGCCTTCGCCAACCTCGAGACCCCGCTCTCGATGCGGGTCCCTCCCGTGACCGGCGACCCGCCCATCCTCGGCGCGCCGGCCGAGGTCGCGACCGCGCTCGCGAGCGCCGGGCTCGACGTCCTGAGCGTCGCCAACAACCACGCGTTCGATCAGATGTCGGCCGGCCTGACCGACACCCTCGGCGCGCTCGAGGGCGCGGGGCTCACCGCGGTCGGCGCCGACATGGAGGCCGCCACGGCCGCGGGCCCGGTCATCGTCGAGCGCAACGGCATGCGCATCGCCTTCCTCGCCTTCACCGAGCGGCTCAACCGCGGGCCCGTCGCGAACGGCCGCTACGACCAGCCCGCCCTCTTCGTGCCCGACGACGCCTGCGCCAAGGTCGCCGCCGCTCGTGAGCTCGCCGACCTGGTCGTCGTCTCGGTGCACTGGAGCTTCGACTTCGCCGAGGGCCCGTTCCGCGGCCAGCGACGGCACGCCCACGCCCTGGTCGAGCACGGCGCCGACCTCGTGCTCGGGCACGGGCCGCACATCCTGCAGCGCATCGAGCGGCTCGAGTCCCCGCGCGGCGACGCGGTCATCGCCTACTCCCTGGGCAACCTCGTGAGCAACCAGGGCTTGCGATACTTCATCGGACGGCGGCGCCTCCCCGACACGCTCCACCCCGCGGTGATCCTGCCCACCACCCGCGACGGCGTCTGGCTCCGCACCGGCTTCACGCGAGACGGCGACCGCCTGCGGCTGACCACCTTCGAGGCGATCCCGCTCTGGACCGAGAACAACTTCCTCCAGTGGGCCCAGGGCCAGGCGCCGACCCTCGACATTCGCGTCCGCCCCCTGCGCGCCTTCTCGGAGCGCACCCGCGCCGAGCGCATCGCGCCGATCACCGAGGCGCTCGGAGACGCCGTCCGCGTCTTTCCGTGA